In Nicotiana tabacum cultivar K326 chromosome 17, ASM71507v2, whole genome shotgun sequence, one DNA window encodes the following:
- the LOC107800913 gene encoding uncharacterized protein LOC107800913 — protein sequence MKRFYPPVSSKLPQSSLSSLIVTPVEENLNQLVEQPQSSKKQRQGIDLDSLKTDPKERLPIRDFHPNESDEIRREYLRRGPCQPRYHKFPQRDFSGLKRRFNPKWFKGYHNWLEYSVIEDAAYCLYCYLFQDEGIHQGRGDVFSSLGFKSWHKKNRLDMHGQSTQTKLEYKILLKTSIEVVRLLLNQGLAFRGHREDESSLNKDNFLEILSWYAERCDKIRDLVLKKAPKNDQLTSHKIQKDIIIACKIETVKAIMDNLNGDLFALLVDESCDVSRKEQLAIIMRYVNRCGSVVEHFIGIVHVNNTTALCLKKAIVDYLAQHSLSLSYVRGQCYNGASNMQGDLRGLKTLIQ from the exons ATGAAGAGATTTTATCCTCCGGTATCTTCCAAGTTGCCACAATCAAGTTTATCCTCTCTAATTGTTACTCCCGTGGAAGAAAATTTGAACCAATTAGTAGAACAACCTCAATCCTCTAAAAAACAAAGACAAGGAATAGATCTTGATTCTTTAAAGACTGATCCAAAGGAGAGATTACCCATTAGAGACTTTCATCCAAATGAGAGTGATGAGATTAGAAGAGAATACCTCCGAAGAGGTCCTTGCCAACCTCGATATCATAAGTTTCCTCAAAGAGATTTTTCGGGCTTAAAGCGTCGTTTCAATCCTAAATGGTTTAAAGGATATCATAATTGGTTAGAGTATAGTGTGATTGAAGATGCAGCTTACTGTTTGTATTGTTACTTATTTCAAGATGAAGGCATTCATCAAGGTAGAGGTGATGTATTTTCAAGTTTAGGATTTAAGAGCTGGCACAAAAAGAACAGATTAGATATGCATGG GCAATCCACTCAAACCAAGCTCGAATACAAAATTCTCTTGAAGACTTCAATTGAGGTGGTGAGACTCCTATTGAATCAAGGATTGGCATTTCGTGGACATCGTGAAGATGAATCATCATTAAACAAGGATAACTTTCTTGAGATTCTTTCATGGTATGCAGAGAGGTGCGATAAAATTCGTGATCTTGTGTTGAAAAAGGCTCCAAAGAATGATCAGTTGACTTCTCATAAAATTCAGAAAGACATTATCATTGCATGTAAAATTGAAACAGTTAAAGCAATTATGGACAATCTAAATGGAGACCTTTTTGCATTGCTAGTTGATGAATCATGTGATGTATCACGCAAAGAGCAATTAGCTATTATCATGCGATATGTTAATAGATGTGGATCTGTGGTGGAGCATTTTATTGGGATCGTTCATGTTAATAATACTACTGCTTTGTGTTTAAAGAAAGCAATTGTTGATTACCTTGCTCAACATTCTTTGAGTTTATCTTATGTGCGTGGACAGTGCTATAATGGAGCAAGCAACATGCAAGGGGATTTACGTGGCCTCAAAACTTTGATTCAATAA
- the LOC107800912 gene encoding uncharacterized protein LOC107800912, translated as MDDLRESQAEKVQEALDMGELETGRGLNQELGLARAADTRWGSHYKSFKNFISMFGSIIDVLDTIVVDARTLEERSKAKGYLSSCQTFEEQDIANAILLVEVAKRRLQKLREEEWDSLIDKVSAFCVKYNILIPNFDDLYVNSRRSRHKVADYTILHHYRVDIFFKIIDWQVQELNARFNEVTTNLLVGVACLNPVDSFSSFDINKILRMAELYPDDFDENITVTLKNQLETYIVDVRDVHERFSNLQGLVDLSETLVKTKKYLNYPFMFRLVKFALLLPVATATVERTFSAIKLIKSELRNRMNDEFMSDCLVPYVERKIFNTISDETIMNTFQEMKTRRGQL; from the exons ATGGATGATCTTCGAGAATCTCAAGCAGAAAAAGTTCAAGAGGCATTAGACATGGGTGAACTTGAAACTGGTAGGGGTTTGAATCAAGAGCTTGGTCTTGCTAGAGCTGCAGATACTCGTTGGGGTTCGCACTACAAATCTTTTAAGAACTTTATTTCTATGTTTGGCTCAATTATTGATGTTCTTGATACTATCGTTGTTGATGCCCGGACTTTAGAAGAAAGATCTAAGGCAAAGGGATATCTTAGCAGTTGTCAAACATTTGAG GAGCAAGATATTGCAAATGCTATTCTACTTGTTGAAGTGGCAAAGAGACGGTTGCAAAAGCTAAGAGAAGAAGAATGGGATTCACTTATTGATAAGGTATCTGCATTTTGTGTCAAGTATAATATTTTGATACCAAACTTTGATGACCTCTATGTTAACTCTAGAAGATCTCGACATAAAGTTGCTGATTATACTATTTTACATCACTATCGTGTTGATATATTTTTTAAGATTATTGATTGGCAAGTTCAAGAACTCAATGCTCGTTTTAATGAGGTGACAACGAACTTGCTTGTTGGAGTAGCTTGCTTAAATCCAGTTGACTCATTTTCCAGTTTTGACATAAACAAGATATTGAGGATGGCTGAATTATATCCTGATGATTTTGATGAGAATATAACGGTTACACTCAAGAATCAGCTTGAAACTTATATTGTTGATGTTCGTGATGTTCATGAAAGGTTCTCAAATCTACAAGGACTTGTTGATCTTTCTGAAACACTAGTTAAGACAAAGAAGTATTTGAATTATCCATTTATGTTTCGCCTAGTGAAATTTGCTTTGCTTCTACCTGTTGCCACTGCTACCGTTGAAAGAACTTTTTCGGCGATTAAGTTGATCAAGAGTGAATTACGAAACCGAATGAATGACGAATTCATGAGCGATTGTTTGGTACCTTatgtagaaagaaaaatatttaacaccattTCTGATGAGACTATTATGAATACGTTTCAGGAAATGAAAACTCGTAGAGGACAGTTGTAA